In the genome of SAR324 cluster bacterium, one region contains:
- the serB gene encoding phosphoserine phosphatase SerB — protein MNRQLLLSFQGPHHPEILSRLGVLLDSWPVRLLDLHGLEQDQIFSGLWQLEWISEQDPQLMEKSLCSLMQEFDMQFRLSQSESQPKREQKFILTLLGEHLSTSLLAQLLQRLQQEELLVHGLQPLESQHLRVLELQLWTHQPLDRPRLLRDLLPLHQQHHVDFALQPESLFRRHKRLIVFDADMTFIQCEIINEMSQLVGCEAEVKVLTEAAMRGELDFEEALRARVRLLKGLHRDDLQSLLRQLPYTPGVRRLVHVLKQLGYKLALLSGGFQLFVDYICEEFHLDYGFANSLEWQDGRLTGELLGEIVDGQRKAQLLQEIAACEGIVPEQVVAIGDGANDVQMLAIAGLGIAFNAKPVLQEQASGQLNQPNLDALLYFLGLSGQELANC, from the coding sequence ATGAATCGACAATTACTGTTGAGTTTTCAAGGACCTCATCACCCTGAAATTCTGTCGCGTCTCGGTGTACTGCTCGATAGCTGGCCTGTGCGGTTGCTGGATCTACATGGTCTGGAACAGGATCAGATTTTCTCTGGCTTATGGCAGCTGGAGTGGATCAGTGAACAAGATCCACAACTGATGGAAAAGAGTTTGTGCTCCCTGATGCAGGAATTTGACATGCAGTTCCGGCTCAGCCAAAGCGAGTCTCAGCCCAAAAGAGAACAGAAATTCATCCTGACTCTACTTGGTGAGCACCTGAGTACGAGCTTATTGGCGCAACTTCTACAACGCCTTCAGCAGGAAGAGTTGCTCGTCCATGGGCTTCAGCCACTGGAGAGTCAGCATCTGCGTGTTCTGGAGCTACAATTATGGACACATCAGCCGCTGGATCGACCACGCCTGCTCCGGGATTTACTGCCGTTGCATCAGCAACATCACGTGGATTTTGCCCTGCAACCTGAATCGCTGTTTCGGCGGCATAAGCGGCTGATTGTATTTGATGCAGACATGACGTTCATCCAGTGTGAGATTATCAATGAGATGAGTCAGCTAGTTGGTTGTGAGGCAGAAGTAAAAGTGCTGACCGAGGCAGCCATGCGTGGTGAGTTGGATTTTGAGGAGGCCTTGCGGGCCCGGGTGCGGCTGCTGAAAGGCCTTCATCGAGACGATTTGCAGTCCTTGCTTCGTCAGCTACCCTATACTCCAGGCGTACGGCGTCTAGTGCATGTACTGAAGCAACTTGGCTACAAGCTAGCGCTGCTCAGTGGTGGATTCCAACTGTTTGTTGATTATATTTGTGAGGAGTTTCACCTCGATTATGGTTTCGCCAACTCATTGGAATGGCAGGATGGTCGGTTGACTGGAGAACTGCTGGGGGAGATTGTCGATGGTCAGCGCAAGGCGCAGTTGCTGCAGGAAATTGCTGCGTGTGAAGGCATTGTCCCTGAGCAGGTTGTAGCGATTGGTGACGGTGCGAATGATGTGCAGATGTTGGCGATAGCCGGTCTGGGAATCGCCTTCAATGCTAAGCCAGTATTGCAGGAACAGGCCAGTGGCCAGCTCAATCAGCCTAATCTGGATGCACTACTCTACTTCCTTGGCCTCTCTGGACAGGAGCTGGCGAATTGCTGA
- a CDS encoding DUF1499 domain-containing protein — protein MYASFSLLLGFSIIGCTGNRPTDLGLKDGYLRPCPSSLNCVNSMGNEDETHRIEPFRGVSLAELRELLQNEERVEIVTDRENYLHVEFTSLIMRFVDDVEFFSVAEEQVIHVRSASRLGRSDLGANRRRVEGLRMKLLGGK, from the coding sequence ATGTACGCTTCTTTCTCTCTGCTACTAGGTTTCTCGATCATTGGCTGTACAGGGAACCGGCCTACTGATTTAGGTTTGAAAGATGGCTATCTACGCCCTTGTCCATCTTCTCTGAACTGTGTCAACAGCATGGGTAATGAAGATGAAACACACCGAATCGAACCTTTTCGTGGTGTTTCGCTTGCGGAATTACGAGAACTACTTCAGAACGAGGAGCGTGTCGAAATCGTAACAGATCGTGAAAACTATCTGCATGTGGAATTCACGAGCCTCATCATGAGATTCGTTGACGATGTGGAGTTCTTTTCAGTTGCAGAGGAACAGGTGATTCATGTACGTTCGGCTTCGCGCTTGGGTCGCTCTGATTTGGGAGCCAACCGTCGTCGGGTGGAAGGATTGCGCATGAAGCTGTTGGGAGGCAAGTGA
- a CDS encoding succinylglutamate desuccinylase/aspartoacylase family protein, which produces MVRFEKETVPVHQTASGACYEIDVYRYGPPNPTETVYLQGGLHGIELTGIPVLYEFMKLVEEAQLPHRIICVPQSNPMGLDSQVMGVQTGYNNLHTNQQNCWNWNRIGQLRGDGSQEGEWVELLLNLTEPADTVLDLHTAGAETAPHVYAHVSQVKQAQCLGLPHILAWEQHSTSFCDTCQQLGKVALTLELSASRAINGEDIERGIQALQRYFGMLPKAPAARVWSIRGHLKRWLSPSGGVLTWHRRAGEYIQQGEPLATLYTRQGKQELASPYSGLLLLKNPTHAPHERQELAKFLLE; this is translated from the coding sequence ATGGTTCGTTTTGAAAAGGAGACCGTACCGGTTCACCAAACTGCAAGTGGTGCATGCTATGAAATCGATGTGTATCGCTATGGTCCCCCCAACCCTACAGAGACCGTATATCTGCAGGGTGGCTTGCATGGTATTGAACTGACGGGCATCCCTGTTCTTTACGAGTTCATGAAGCTGGTTGAAGAGGCTCAGTTGCCTCATCGGATCATCTGTGTACCGCAGTCGAATCCAATGGGACTGGATAGTCAGGTCATGGGGGTACAGACAGGCTATAATAACCTGCACACCAATCAGCAAAACTGTTGGAACTGGAACAGAATTGGACAATTACGAGGTGATGGTAGCCAGGAAGGAGAATGGGTAGAACTATTGCTGAACCTGACCGAGCCAGCAGATACTGTTCTGGATCTGCATACTGCGGGTGCTGAGACAGCGCCACATGTTTATGCCCATGTAAGCCAGGTCAAGCAGGCTCAGTGCTTGGGATTGCCACATATTTTGGCTTGGGAACAGCATTCCACCAGCTTCTGTGATACCTGTCAGCAACTTGGCAAGGTTGCACTTACCTTGGAATTGTCTGCAAGCCGTGCGATTAATGGTGAAGACATAGAGCGTGGAATTCAAGCCTTGCAGCGATATTTCGGTATGTTACCCAAGGCCCCAGCAGCTCGAGTCTGGTCGATTCGTGGACACCTCAAACGCTGGCTGTCACCGAGTGGGGGTGTGCTGACCTGGCATCGGCGAGCTGGAGAGTACATCCAACAAGGAGAACCACTGGCTACATTATACACTCGACAGGGTAAGCAGGAACTAGCCTCACCCTACAGTGGTTTGTTATTGTTGAAGAATCCAACTCATGCACCTCATGAGCGTCAGGAGTTAGCTAAGTTCTTGTTGGAGTAG
- the ppk2 gene encoding polyphosphate kinase 2: MGKKADKKKEQRGQQDVAKVVKKADTPPTVEEVPRMDVHIKHERLNKSFYESELVRLQLELVKWQTWIKQKGLKVVMLFEGRDAAGKGGVIKRITEPLNPRGCRVVALGTPTEKEKTQWYFQRYVRELPAAGEIVIFDRSWYNRAGVERVMGFCTDEQYEEFQRSCPEFERMLIRSGITLLKYWFSVSDEEQERRFHDRAKDPGKRWKLSPMDMESISRWVEYSKAKDTMLNFSNIPEAPWFGVEGDDKRRARLNCIHHVLSKVDYKDVLPSVIKVPERPPLPKDYQRPPREEQFHVPEVY; the protein is encoded by the coding sequence ATGGGCAAGAAAGCTGACAAGAAGAAGGAACAACGGGGACAACAAGACGTTGCAAAGGTGGTTAAGAAGGCAGATACACCCCCTACGGTAGAAGAAGTTCCTCGTATGGATGTACATATTAAGCATGAGAGATTAAACAAGTCTTTCTACGAGTCAGAGTTGGTGAGACTACAACTTGAGTTGGTTAAGTGGCAGACTTGGATCAAGCAGAAGGGACTCAAGGTTGTCATGTTATTTGAGGGGCGTGATGCAGCTGGTAAAGGTGGTGTGATCAAGCGCATTACCGAACCACTGAATCCACGGGGCTGTCGGGTGGTAGCGTTGGGAACACCGACGGAGAAGGAAAAGACACAATGGTACTTTCAGCGCTATGTGCGTGAGTTACCGGCTGCAGGAGAGATTGTTATCTTTGATCGCAGTTGGTATAACCGGGCTGGTGTTGAGCGGGTAATGGGCTTTTGTACCGATGAGCAGTACGAAGAGTTTCAGCGCAGTTGTCCAGAGTTTGAGCGAATGCTGATCCGCTCTGGAATTACTCTGCTCAAGTATTGGTTCTCAGTCAGTGATGAAGAACAAGAGCGACGCTTTCATGATCGAGCCAAAGATCCGGGCAAGCGCTGGAAACTGAGCCCAATGGATATGGAGTCAATCTCTCGCTGGGTCGAGTATTCCAAGGCCAAGGATACGATGCTCAACTTCTCAAATATTCCAGAAGCTCCTTGGTTTGGAGTAGAGGGTGATGATAAACGCCGTGCTCGACTCAATTGTATTCATCATGTCCTGAGCAAAGTGGATTACAAAGATGTCCTGCCATCTGTAATCAAGGTTCCAGAGAGACCGCCGCTACCGAAGGATTATCAGCGTCCTCCACGAGAGGAGCAATTTCATGTACCAGAGGTGTACTAG
- a CDS encoding phosphopyruvate hydratase translates to MGLDTTIAKLHGRQVWDSRGRPTVEVDLWLSDGSFGRGVAPAGASRGSAEAVDLRDGGSALGGFGVRNALSLLNGEIAENLQGKYFTSQAKLDQELIELDGTPNKSRLGGNSLIATSLAFAQAQAAHQQQPLWQSLCTGIPAYLPLPEIQLFGGGAHAAGRIDIQDFMLIAVGAQTFGEALEWTAEVYRTAGELLRESGLLAGVADEGGWWPQFSSNEEALAWSVRAIEVAGFKPGQDLAISLDVAASEFGQSGSYRLSRDQRVLNRIEMLELLKNWLKHYPIISLEDPLAEDDDWKAVLPALGRPVQVIGDDFLVTNASRVQQAATHQSCNALLVKPNQAGTLTETKAALDAAHAAGWQAVVSARSGETEDVAIVHLAVGWGAAQLKVGSFSRSERMAKWNEALRIGEALGSTQLPPKNWFPWYQQNF, encoded by the coding sequence ATGGGCCTAGACACCACTATCGCCAAATTGCACGGTCGCCAAGTATGGGATTCCCGCGGTAGACCGACAGTCGAAGTGGATTTGTGGTTGTCAGACGGTTCTTTTGGTCGAGGCGTTGCCCCAGCTGGAGCATCTAGGGGTTCGGCTGAAGCTGTTGACTTGCGTGATGGAGGTTCAGCACTAGGTGGCTTTGGTGTGCGTAACGCACTCAGTCTACTAAACGGAGAAATTGCCGAAAATCTGCAGGGGAAGTACTTCACTAGCCAGGCCAAACTAGATCAAGAATTAATTGAGCTTGATGGAACCCCTAACAAATCGCGACTTGGTGGAAATAGTCTCATAGCCACTTCCTTAGCATTCGCCCAAGCTCAAGCAGCCCATCAGCAGCAACCACTCTGGCAGTCACTCTGTACAGGCATCCCAGCCTACCTACCTTTACCTGAAATTCAGCTGTTTGGTGGTGGTGCACATGCAGCTGGACGAATTGACATTCAGGATTTCATGCTGATTGCGGTAGGTGCCCAAACTTTTGGCGAAGCATTGGAATGGACGGCCGAAGTATACCGTACAGCTGGTGAGCTATTACGTGAAAGTGGGCTCTTGGCTGGTGTAGCTGATGAAGGTGGTTGGTGGCCCCAGTTTTCTAGCAATGAAGAAGCACTGGCGTGGAGTGTCAGAGCCATTGAAGTTGCAGGCTTCAAACCAGGTCAAGACTTAGCGATTTCTCTGGATGTGGCTGCTTCTGAATTTGGGCAATCAGGCAGCTATCGTCTCAGCCGAGATCAACGTGTGCTGAATCGTATAGAGATGCTGGAGCTCCTGAAGAACTGGCTGAAACACTACCCGATCATCTCCTTGGAAGATCCCCTTGCTGAAGATGATGACTGGAAAGCGGTACTTCCGGCTCTGGGACGTCCTGTTCAAGTCATTGGTGATGACTTTCTGGTGACCAATGCCAGCCGGGTTCAGCAAGCTGCAACCCATCAATCCTGTAATGCCTTGCTGGTCAAGCCGAATCAAGCTGGAACTCTGACTGAAACCAAGGCCGCCTTGGATGCTGCGCATGCTGCAGGATGGCAAGCCGTTGTCTCGGCTCGTTCTGGAGAGACCGAAGATGTAGCGATTGTGCACCTGGCTGTAGGTTGGGGAGCCGCTCAATTGAAGGTCGGTTCATTCTCACGCTCAGAACGGATGGCGAAGTGGAATGAGGCTTTGAGGATTGGGGAGGCTTTAGGATCTACTCAACTGCCACCAAAGAATTGGTTTCCTTGGTATCAGCAGAATTTCTGA
- a CDS encoding phosphotransferase: MLPTDLRSSLEILGLLQIGQDFQATPLTGGVSSDIWLLETKQRRFCVKRALPKLKVAQDWFAPLDRNRYEHHWYQLAHQIVPGSAPQVLAADDAALLFAMEYLDPEQHPLWKTELLEGRIKPTFAAQVGERLGKIHSATAHRSDLADAFATGSNFEQLRLEPYLRATALRHSEFTTILQSLADKTAHQKLTLVHGDVSPKNILEGPQGPVFLDAECAWYGDPAFDLAFCLNHLLLKTIVQPDRLPILQESFTMLQQTYLEQVDWESPAELETRTAALLPGLLLARVDGKSPVEYLQTEAHRELVHSVAFPLLRKAPRNLADICNAWRNVWA; the protein is encoded by the coding sequence ATGCTACCAACGGACTTGAGAAGTTCCCTTGAAATTTTGGGGCTACTCCAAATTGGGCAAGATTTCCAGGCCACACCCCTGACCGGTGGTGTTTCTTCAGACATCTGGCTCCTGGAAACGAAACAACGACGCTTCTGCGTCAAACGGGCCTTGCCCAAGCTGAAGGTAGCTCAAGATTGGTTTGCACCACTGGATCGTAATCGATACGAACACCACTGGTATCAACTAGCTCATCAGATTGTTCCTGGCAGTGCTCCTCAAGTTTTGGCGGCAGACGATGCTGCTCTCCTGTTCGCCATGGAATATCTGGATCCTGAACAGCATCCCCTTTGGAAAACCGAATTACTGGAAGGGCGGATCAAACCTACGTTTGCAGCCCAAGTAGGAGAACGGCTTGGAAAAATTCATTCAGCCACAGCTCACCGTTCAGACCTTGCTGATGCTTTTGCAACAGGTTCCAATTTTGAACAACTCCGACTGGAACCCTACCTGCGAGCAACAGCCCTTCGTCATTCCGAATTCACTACTATTCTACAGAGCCTTGCAGACAAAACTGCTCATCAAAAACTCACACTTGTTCATGGAGATGTCAGCCCCAAAAATATTCTGGAGGGACCTCAAGGACCTGTCTTTCTGGATGCAGAATGTGCTTGGTACGGCGATCCAGCTTTTGACTTGGCGTTCTGTCTGAATCACCTGCTGCTGAAAACCATTGTCCAGCCTGATCGTCTGCCGATTCTGCAGGAAAGCTTTACAATGTTGCAACAAACCTATCTAGAGCAAGTGGACTGGGAATCACCCGCAGAGCTTGAGACCCGAACTGCCGCATTGCTACCTGGCTTACTGTTAGCTAGGGTTGATGGTAAATCGCCTGTCGAGTATCTACAAACAGAGGCACATCGAGAGTTAGTTCACAGTGTTGCTTTTCCTCTCCTTCGAAAAGCTCCCAGAAATTTAGCTGACATTTGTAACGCTTGGAGAAACGTATGGGCCTAG
- a CDS encoding rod shape-determining protein, translated as MFGRKKLSNWFAEDLTIDLGTANTLVFLREAGIVIREPSVVAVKRDQRGALKVLAVGREAKEMVGKTPDTIMAIRPLKDGVISDFDVAEQMLRHFIQHVQQRQGFLRFKPRIVIAVPSGITQVEKRAVRESALSAGAREVFLIEEPMAAAIGAGLPIAEPSGNFVVDIGGGTTEVAVLSMAGIVYSSSLRMAGDKMDEAIVQYLKQKYNLLIGERTAEELKLNIGSAAPRSQPLQLEVKGRDQVGGNPKVLLVNDEEIRFCLKEICDSIVHAIRVALEQTPPELAADIIEKGIVLAGGGSLLHGMDVLLRERTGLPVFYAEDPLDAVVKGTGAMLDQMELLASIALD; from the coding sequence ATGTTTGGACGGAAAAAGCTCTCAAATTGGTTTGCAGAAGATCTCACTATTGATCTTGGTACTGCCAATACCTTGGTTTTTTTGCGTGAAGCTGGGATTGTCATTCGTGAGCCCTCGGTAGTTGCTGTCAAGCGAGATCAACGAGGGGCTCTCAAGGTGTTGGCCGTTGGACGTGAAGCCAAGGAAATGGTTGGTAAGACACCAGACACGATCATGGCGATCCGGCCGCTGAAAGACGGGGTCATCTCCGACTTTGATGTGGCTGAGCAGATGCTGCGTCATTTTATTCAACATGTGCAGCAGCGCCAGGGATTCCTGCGCTTCAAACCACGTATTGTTATCGCAGTCCCTTCTGGCATCACCCAAGTCGAAAAACGGGCTGTGCGTGAATCTGCTCTCTCTGCAGGAGCCCGTGAGGTATTCCTGATTGAGGAGCCAATGGCAGCGGCTATCGGTGCAGGACTGCCGATTGCTGAACCTAGCGGGAACTTCGTTGTTGACATTGGTGGTGGTACGACTGAAGTTGCCGTTCTCTCGATGGCCGGAATCGTTTACAGTAGTTCGCTACGCATGGCTGGTGACAAGATGGATGAGGCTATTGTTCAGTACCTGAAACAGAAGTACAATCTACTGATTGGTGAACGAACCGCAGAAGAACTCAAGCTCAACATTGGCTCTGCTGCTCCACGTTCCCAACCGCTACAGTTAGAAGTCAAGGGACGGGATCAAGTTGGTGGCAACCCGAAGGTTCTGCTGGTCAATGACGAAGAAATCCGCTTCTGTCTCAAAGAAATCTGCGATAGCATCGTCCATGCAATCCGGGTTGCGCTGGAGCAGACACCACCAGAATTGGCGGCTGACATCATCGAAAAAGGCATCGTGCTAGCTGGTGGAGGTTCACTGCTTCATGGCATGGATGTCCTGCTCCGCGAACGAACAGGATTGCCCGTCTTCTATGCTGAGGATCCTTTGGATGCAGTGGTCAAGGGAACCGGTGCAATGCTTGATCAGATGGAACTGCTGGCCTCCATCGCTCTCGACTGA
- the infA gene encoding translation initiation factor IF-1, whose product MSDDKLELKGIVVDSSNGIFRVQLENEHVVIGHLSGKMKMHKIRVLPGDEVTIELSAYDLSRGRIVRREKIVQKSS is encoded by the coding sequence TTGAGCGACGACAAACTGGAACTGAAGGGCATCGTGGTTGACTCCTCCAACGGCATTTTTCGTGTGCAGTTGGAAAACGAGCATGTGGTGATTGGTCATCTCTCTGGCAAGATGAAGATGCACAAGATCCGTGTTTTGCCTGGAGACGAGGTTACCATTGAACTGTCTGCCTATGACCTGAGCCGAGGACGCATTGTCCGTCGGGAAAAAATCGTACAAAAATCCAGCTAG
- a CDS encoding ABC transporter ATP-binding protein, translating to MQATLGRLVRTLIPSNTLNERGGTSTASVLDSDWVHNKYLLLVHYLRQHWASYTIGIFTTFLTNWLAVSIPEYVQLSIDLLSSDLNGQYDLLNEYLWIMLILAVSMVFIRTLSRLLFFNPGRAIECQVKNDMFTKLMQLQRDYYDKNPSGTIISRVNNDIHGIRMICGFGFMQVFNIASALSLTPLMMFQLSPRLTLYCVIPILIVFSIVRIGMRFLVNNMRTRQTDLQNLSGFTVASLNGIDVIRSNNLGAWSQERFDKDNRNLTERSLNIAWIRSFIMPVLMNLANILQVVVLLFGGMMVLEEEFTVGELTAFIAYTTLLTLPLMGLGWVTTMFQQGMVGLASVQSVLQQPEPFAGRQSLPEVQQKSLFQDGLTVRNLRFRYAEDRPWVLQDINFHLKPGQTLGVLGRIGSGKSTLVNCINRYLVAEDGQIRLNSIDINHLTYQDLRHGIRTVTQEPFLFSDTVENNIAFAIEDQPDDWQEHFPSLLQQAALQEEVDKFPLQEQTIVGEKGILLSGGQKQRISLARAMATSCDLLILDNVLSAVDYETERYLLQQIFARRQAKSLLIVSHRVKAVEKADWILVLDEGRIVAQGTHAELLQQPGYYQEMWALQHETS from the coding sequence ATGCAAGCAACCCTTGGACGCCTGGTCCGCACGCTAATTCCCTCCAACACACTCAATGAGCGTGGAGGCACTTCCACCGCTTCCGTGCTGGACAGCGACTGGGTGCACAACAAGTACCTTCTGCTGGTCCATTACCTCCGACAGCACTGGGCTTCCTACACAATCGGCATCTTCACCACTTTCCTCACCAATTGGCTGGCGGTCAGCATTCCAGAATATGTTCAACTTAGTATCGACCTGCTTTCAAGCGATCTAAATGGGCAATACGATCTACTCAATGAATACCTTTGGATCATGCTCATACTTGCGGTCAGCATGGTTTTCATTCGCACACTGTCACGCCTACTCTTCTTCAATCCCGGGCGTGCGATTGAGTGCCAGGTGAAGAACGACATGTTCACCAAGCTGATGCAACTACAACGGGACTACTACGATAAGAATCCCAGCGGTACGATCATTTCTCGAGTCAACAACGATATCCATGGAATTCGTATGATCTGTGGCTTTGGTTTCATGCAGGTCTTCAATATTGCCAGCGCACTCTCGCTGACTCCTCTGATGATGTTCCAGCTTTCACCACGACTAACGCTCTACTGCGTCATTCCGATCCTGATTGTCTTCTCCATCGTCCGGATTGGTATGCGCTTTTTGGTTAACAACATGCGGACACGGCAAACGGATCTTCAGAATCTCTCTGGCTTCACAGTAGCTTCCTTGAATGGAATTGATGTGATCCGTAGCAATAATCTTGGGGCTTGGAGCCAGGAGCGCTTTGACAAAGATAATCGAAACCTGACGGAGCGCTCCTTGAACATCGCCTGGATTCGCTCTTTCATCATGCCCGTACTGATGAACCTAGCCAATATCCTCCAAGTGGTGGTGCTGCTCTTTGGGGGAATGATGGTGCTGGAAGAGGAGTTCACAGTTGGTGAATTAACCGCATTCATTGCTTACACCACACTGCTGACATTGCCACTGATGGGGCTGGGTTGGGTTACCACCATGTTCCAACAAGGAATGGTTGGGCTCGCCAGTGTCCAGTCCGTGCTTCAACAACCAGAGCCTTTTGCAGGTCGCCAGTCTCTTCCGGAAGTACAACAAAAGAGCCTATTTCAGGACGGGCTCACTGTGCGTAATCTCCGATTCCGCTACGCCGAGGATCGACCCTGGGTTTTGCAGGACATCAACTTCCACCTAAAGCCTGGTCAAACGCTTGGTGTCCTGGGCCGGATTGGTTCCGGTAAATCAACTCTCGTCAACTGCATTAATCGCTATCTAGTCGCTGAAGACGGACAAATTCGTCTCAATAGCATCGACATCAATCACTTGACCTACCAGGACTTACGTCACGGCATCCGGACAGTGACTCAGGAGCCATTCCTCTTTTCCGATACAGTAGAGAACAATATTGCGTTTGCGATTGAGGATCAGCCTGACGACTGGCAGGAACATTTTCCCAGTTTGCTCCAACAAGCTGCACTCCAGGAGGAAGTCGATAAATTCCCGCTGCAGGAACAGACCATTGTCGGTGAGAAGGGTATCCTACTTTCTGGTGGCCAGAAACAACGAATCAGCTTGGCCCGAGCAATGGCCACATCCTGTGATCTACTGATTCTGGACAATGTCCTCTCGGCAGTGGACTACGAGACTGAGCGCTACCTACTTCAGCAAATCTTTGCTCGCAGACAAGCAAAGAGCTTACTGATTGTCTCCCATCGGGTCAAAGCAGTGGAAAAAGCAGATTGGATCCTCGTTCTGGATGAGGGGCGGATTGTAGCCCAGGGAACCCATGCGGAACTACTTCAACAACCCGGCTACTACCAGGAGATGTGGGCACTACAGCATGAAACATCCTGA
- a CDS encoding phosphotransferase: MTDPLLPLLEQLAAHHLPSLFAPPVALRGDGSDRQIYRFSAGNGRSWIGVTNPAQDENRAFLTMSRHFRKQGISVPEIYAEDRQQLVYLLEDLGDQTLADWLTNLDPSVSEAAVRIREVYQEALEVLIQMQTKGIVGFDRSWCHAAPESNTALFQADLQYFRQRFWEAFVPNSPVTVTLSEELSTLAETVGRLPRTVFVSRDFQSRNLMWHCDQLYMIDYQSGGIGAPHYDLAALLHASKAGLNEALREQLRDDYQELGVQHRLIDPKYFTSELEQFVLLRRLRSLGTYGYLSAIKGKWYFLDSIPGTIRDVHRMLHERPALHQWTALRTLFEEWQNRDELQDRDWLQQQAQMITSQNLKEKP, encoded by the coding sequence ATGACTGACCCTCTGCTCCCTCTTTTGGAACAATTGGCGGCTCACCACTTACCTTCATTATTTGCTCCGCCTGTTGCCCTGCGTGGTGATGGGTCAGATCGACAGATTTATCGATTCTCTGCGGGAAACGGACGTTCATGGATTGGTGTTACCAATCCAGCCCAGGACGAAAACCGAGCTTTTTTGACAATGTCCCGTCACTTTCGAAAGCAGGGCATCTCTGTCCCTGAAATTTATGCGGAAGATCGGCAGCAACTGGTCTACCTGCTTGAGGACCTGGGTGATCAGACACTAGCCGACTGGCTGACGAATCTGGATCCGAGTGTGTCCGAAGCTGCCGTGCGCATCCGAGAGGTCTACCAAGAGGCGCTCGAGGTGCTAATCCAAATGCAAACCAAGGGAATAGTTGGCTTTGATCGCAGCTGGTGCCACGCTGCTCCTGAATCGAACACAGCACTCTTCCAAGCGGACCTCCAATACTTTCGTCAAAGATTCTGGGAAGCCTTTGTACCCAATAGTCCTGTTACTGTAACTCTGAGCGAAGAACTATCGACGCTGGCTGAAACTGTGGGTAGGCTGCCAAGAACGGTGTTTGTCTCACGTGACTTTCAATCCCGTAACTTGATGTGGCATTGTGATCAATTATATATGATCGATTACCAGTCGGGTGGAATTGGAGCACCACATTATGACCTAGCTGCCCTACTTCACGCTTCCAAGGCTGGATTGAATGAAGCGCTACGTGAGCAACTCCGAGACGACTACCAGGAACTTGGTGTACAGCATCGCCTAATTGATCCGAAGTATTTTACCAGCGAACTGGAGCAGTTTGTTCTGCTACGTCGATTGCGCTCCTTGGGTACTTATGGATACCTTTCAGCTATCAAGGGTAAGTGGTACTTTCTTGATTCCATCCCTGGGACTATTCGAGATGTTCACAGAATGCTGCACGAACGTCCGGCACTACATCAATGGACTGCCCTGCGTACCTTGTTTGAGGAATGGCAGAATCGCGATGAACTGCAAGATCGCGACTGGCTACAACAACAAGCACAAATGATCACCTCCCAAAACCTAAAGGAAAAACCCTAG
- a CDS encoding DUF2452 domain-containing protein produces MPPAENDKPLSFVENRNLREHPTETNAPAFRPDPLSVDRSEALEAMNHHAQEQIDRLQEQAQLLLRQAQEIEARVRLAEQIAKAQYRFTPVLLQPYHLYEAAQSNSHVLSLIGPEEWSNSCPYSSYLACVRQLGDGTWEPLEQSDSFETFQTLPAP; encoded by the coding sequence ATGCCTCCAGCTGAAAACGACAAGCCGCTCTCTTTTGTCGAGAATCGCAACCTGCGAGAGCATCCGACAGAAACTAACGCTCCCGCCTTCCGGCCAGATCCCCTGTCTGTGGATCGCAGTGAAGCACTGGAGGCGATGAATCATCATGCACAGGAGCAGATTGATCGACTTCAGGAACAAGCCCAATTATTGCTTCGGCAGGCCCAGGAGATTGAAGCACGTGTGCGACTCGCAGAACAGATCGCCAAGGCGCAGTATCGGTTCACACCAGTGTTGCTGCAACCCTACCATCTCTACGAAGCTGCCCAATCCAATAGCCATGTTCTCAGCCTAATTGGCCCTGAGGAGTGGAGTAACTCCTGTCCTTATAGCTCCTATCTGGCTTGTGTGCGTCAGTTGGGAGATGGAACCTGGGAACCTCTGGAGCAGAGTGATTCATTCGAAACTTTCCAGACACTGCCCGCACCTTAG